A window of the Hordeum vulgare subsp. vulgare chromosome 5H, MorexV3_pseudomolecules_assembly, whole genome shotgun sequence genome harbors these coding sequences:
- the LOC123452498 gene encoding pentatricopeptide repeat-containing protein At1g79540-like: MRCAAAARSLLPLPPAAAPIHTHTASPSLGAELAAADALHALLSTLPPSLPTLLPCLSLLSPRLTTHTVSDALLWADLPVASRIRLFLFSALSPRLRSPLLHSRAVSVLLSVDPDAAMFDALADTRAAGLPAPSAAFAALITAHASAGRHQEAVDAFSRMGDFDCRPTASIYNAVFKVLVDSGAILLALALYNRMVSAGCPPNRATYNVLMDGLCKRGMAGDALKMFEEMLERGIVPDVKIYTVLISSMCSAGRTEEAARLICSMKEKGCPPDEITYNAFLSGLCKSGRVDDAFDRLELLRDGGYALGLKGYSCLIDGLFQAGRFDEGFSYYKEMLEKNVKPDVVLYTIIIRGFAEAGRTEDAFSLLNAMKDKGFVPDTFCYNTLLKAFCDVGNLDKAQLLQSEMLQNNVALDSTTHNIMICGLCKKGLVDEAMQVFHGMGELGCHPTVMTYNTLIDGLYRLGRLEDAQMLFYKMEMGNNPSLFLRLTLGANQVRDSESLRKLVDGMCESGQVLKAFKLVRGIIDSGVVPDVVTYNTLLNGLCKAKNLDGALRLFKELQLKGISPDDITYGTLIDGLWAAHRENDAMMLFQNILRGHGSPSLSIYNTMMRSLCRMKKLPQAINLWLDYLPKKYNLTPEDEVIANARKCFEVRSLDEAVKELIKIDQEYDSVNSNPYTIWLIGLCQVKRTDDALRIFHTLEECGIDVTPACCALLINYLCWDRNLNAAVEIMMYTLSKRFIVSQAVGNRLLRRLCIRYRRKDAQALAWRMHLVGYDMDVYLREPTKTLLYSQ; encoded by the coding sequence ATGAGATGTGCGGCGGCGGCACGCTCTCTTCTCCCCCTCCCACCCGCCGCCGCGCCCATCCACACTCACACCGCATCCCCTTCCCTGGGCGCCGagctcgccgccgccgacgccctcCACGCGCTGCTCTCCACGCTCCCGCCCTCTCTGCCCACCCTCCTCCCTTGCCTGTCCCTCCTCTCGCCCCGCCTCACCACGCACACCGTCTCCGATGCCCTCCTGTGGGCCGACCTCCCGGTCGCATCCCGCATCCGTCTCTTCCTCTTCTCCGCCCTCTCCCCGCGCCTCCGCTCTCCGTTGCTCCACTCCCGCGCCGTCTCCGTGCTCCTCTCCGTCGACCCCGACGCCGCAATGTTCGACGCCCTTGCCGACACCCGCGCCGCCGGCCTCCCCGCCCCGTCCGCCGCATTCGCGGCACTCATCACCGCGCACGCCTCAGCCGGCCGACACCAGGAGGCCGTCGACGCCTTCTCCCGGATGGGCGACTTCGACTGCCGCCCCACTGCCTCCATCTACAACGCTGTCTTCAAGGTCCTCGTCGACAGCGGCGCGATCCTCCTAGCCCTGGCGCTGTATAATCGGATGGTCAGCGCCGGATGCCCGCCCAACAGGGCCACGTACAATGTGCTCATGGATGGGCTGTGCAAGCGGGGCATGGCTGGTGATGCCCTCAAGATGTTTGAGGAAATGCTCGAAAGGGGGATCGTGCCGGACGTGAAGATCTATACTGTGTTAATCTCGTCCATGTGCAGTGCAGGGAGGACTGAGGAAGCCGCACGTCTCATTTGCTCCATGAAGGAGAAGGGATGCCCACCCGACGAGATCACATACAACGCTTTCTTGAGCGGGCTCTGCAAGTCTGGCAGGGTTGATGATGCGTTTGACCGTTTGGAGCTGCTCCGAGATGGGGGGTATGCACTTGGATTGAAAGGGTATAGTTGTCTGATAGATGGTCTGTTCCAGGCCGGACGGTTTGATGAGGGCTTCAGTTATTACAAGGAAATGTTGGAGAAGAATGTTAAACCAGACGTCGTCCTGTACACGATAATTATCCGTGGTTTTGCAGAGGCTGGCAGGACCGAGGATGCCTTCTCCTTACTCAATGCAATGAAGGACAAAGGGTTTGTACCTGACACTTTTTGTTATAACACACTGCTCAAGGCTTTCTGCGACGTCGGTAACCTCGATAAGGCTCAGTTATTGCAGTCAGAGATGTTGCAGAATAATGTGGCCCTCGACTCGACAACACACAATATCATGATATGTGGATTGTGTAAGAAAGGACTTGTAGATGAGGCAATGCAGGTTTTTCATGGGATGGGAGAACTTGGTTGCCATCCGACGGTCATGACATACAATACACTCATTGATGGGCTCTATAGGCTCGGCAGGCTAGAGGATGCTCAGATGCTATTTTATAAGATGGAAATGGGGAATAACCCCTCCTTGTTCCTTCGACTGACCCTTGGTGCCAACCAGGTGAGGGACAGCGAGAGCCTTCGTAAGCTGGTTGATGGTATGTGCGAATCCGGGCAGGTGCTGAAAGCTTTCAAGCTTGTTCGAGGTATAATAGACAGCGGAGTTGTTCCTGATGTTGTCACATATAACACACTATTAAATGGACTCTGTAAAGCGAAGAATCTTGACGGCGCATTGCGGCTCTTCAAAGAGCTCCAACTTAAGGGAATCTCTCCTGATGATATCACTTATGGGACTCTAATTGATGGACTTTGGGCGGCACACAGAGAAAATGATGCCATGATGTTGTTCCAGAACATCTTGCGAGGCCATGGTTCCCCTAGTTTGTCGATCTACAATACTATGATGAGATCACTTTGTAGGATGAAGAAATTGCCACAAGCAATCAACCTCTGGTTGGATTACTTGCCCAAAAAGTACAACCTCACACCAGAAGATGAAGTAATCGCTAATGCCCGTAAATGTTTTGAAGTAAGGTCCCTGGATGAAGCAGTTAAGGAGTTAATCAAGATTGATCAAGAATATGACTCCGTTAACTCAAACCCTTACACCATTTGGTTGATTGGGCTTTGTCAGGTAAAGAGAACTGATGATGCTCTTAGGATATTTCATACCCTTGAAGAATGTGGAATTGATGTCACACCCGCGTGCTGTGCTCTTCTTATCAATTACCTATGCTGGGACAGAAATCTAAATGCAGCAGTTGAAATCATGATGTATACATTGAGTAAACGTTTCATTGTGTCGCAAGCTGTAGGCAACCGTTTACTTAGGCGGCTTTGTATTCGTTATAGAAGGAAGGATGCACAGGCACTTGCATGGAGAATGCATCTTGTAGGATATGATATGGATGTATATCTCCGTGAGCCTACAAAAACTTTGCTATACAGTCAGTAG